A single genomic interval of Prochlorococcus marinus XMU1406 harbors:
- a CDS encoding HesB/IscA family protein, protein MENVEVKQEIKNSDDGKGILITNDAIEQISNLLKGQSDKKALRVGVRSGGCSGMSYTMDFIGTNEINPDDKVYDYSLKADQSFQVVCDPKSLLYIYGMQLDFSKELIGGGFNFVNPNASQTCGCGSSFAV, encoded by the coding sequence ATGGAAAATGTAGAAGTTAAACAGGAAATTAAAAATTCTGATGATGGCAAAGGTATCTTAATTACGAATGATGCTATAGAACAAATTTCAAATTTATTGAAGGGCCAAAGTGATAAAAAAGCACTAAGGGTAGGAGTAAGATCAGGCGGTTGTAGTGGGATGAGTTATACGATGGATTTTATAGGAACCAATGAAATAAATCCCGATGATAAAGTTTATGATTATTCATTAAAAGCTGATCAAAGCTTTCAAGTAGTTTGTGACCCTAAAAGTCTTTTATATATTTATGGAATGCAATTAGATTTTAGTAAGGAATTAATTGGAGGTGGCTTTAATTTTGTAAATCCCAATGCTTCTCAAACTTGCGGTTGTGGAAGTTCCTTTGCAGTTTAA
- a CDS encoding tetratricopeptide repeat protein: MNNEINLIEENFNAALSRYKAGQDLIPIVQDFQKIIQQIPNHFAAWTCLSWLQLLLKNNEEALSAARQAVRLNQQDPQARMNLSLALLATNNKGVRDHIELIKKMSIMMPDVKSELKESVEDGFSRYPDWPELTKVKKWLEF; this comes from the coding sequence ATGAATAACGAAATAAATCTTATCGAAGAGAATTTTAATGCAGCTCTATCAAGATATAAAGCAGGTCAAGATTTAATTCCAATCGTTCAAGATTTTCAAAAAATTATACAGCAAATCCCAAATCATTTTGCTGCCTGGACTTGTTTATCATGGCTCCAATTACTTTTGAAAAATAATGAAGAAGCTTTGTCAGCTGCCAGACAAGCTGTTCGATTAAATCAGCAAGATCCACAAGCAAGAATGAATTTGTCTTTAGCTCTTTTGGCTACCAATAATAAAGGTGTTAGGGATCATATTGAGTTAATAAAAAAAATGTCTATAATGATGCCTGATGTGAAAAGTGAGTTGAAAGAATCTGTTGAAGACGGATTCAGTAGATATCCAGATTGGCCTGAATTAACAAAAGTAAAAAAATGGTTGGAATTTTAA
- a CDS encoding lipid-A-disaccharide synthase-related protein: MFKILILSNGHGEDLSGSLIAKQLVKSGYSVHALPIVGIGNHYEKEKIKIIGKTKEFCTGGIGYNSFKGRLTEILGGEIFYLLRRLYLTFKIRKKYDYFFVVGDIVPVFFAWFCKKDFFTYLVAYSSHYEGKLKLPWPSKFFLLSQKAKKIYTRDSLTANDLTLQLKKKVSFLGNPFMDKFFPRNKELKKSEFSIGLFPGSRFPETIDNFVLILEVLEVLSDLKYFQKIKFNFAIVNALSSLKIKEIFQKRGWLKLEHIKDNNLLKFQYKFLEVNIYWNNFEKILLKSSFCISMAGTAAEQAIGLGKPVIQIEGKGPQFTKTFAEAQRRLLGKYIFCASNYKDKNDQINQTIELIIKIIYLIQLNKKFMISCNENAKKRLGENKACLRMVDDMNIVIKND; the protein is encoded by the coding sequence TTGTTTAAAATTCTAATATTAAGTAATGGACATGGAGAAGATCTATCTGGCAGTCTAATAGCTAAGCAATTAGTAAAAAGTGGTTATTCTGTTCATGCTTTGCCAATTGTTGGTATAGGAAACCATTACGAAAAAGAAAAAATTAAGATTATCGGTAAAACTAAAGAATTTTGTACTGGAGGAATTGGCTATAATTCTTTTAAGGGAAGACTCACTGAGATATTAGGAGGAGAAATATTTTATCTTCTAAGAAGATTATATTTAACTTTTAAAATAAGAAAAAAATATGATTATTTTTTTGTAGTAGGAGATATTGTGCCAGTTTTTTTTGCATGGTTTTGTAAGAAAGATTTTTTTACATATCTAGTTGCTTATTCCAGTCATTATGAAGGAAAGTTAAAATTACCATGGCCTTCTAAATTTTTTTTGCTTTCGCAAAAAGCAAAAAAAATATATACGAGAGATTCCCTTACAGCTAATGATTTAACTTTGCAACTAAAAAAGAAAGTGTCTTTTTTAGGCAACCCATTTATGGATAAGTTTTTTCCTAGAAACAAAGAATTAAAGAAATCTGAATTTAGTATTGGATTATTTCCAGGAAGTCGATTCCCTGAGACTATAGATAATTTTGTTTTGATTTTAGAGGTCTTAGAGGTATTGTCAGATTTAAAATATTTTCAAAAAATTAAGTTTAATTTTGCAATAGTTAATGCTTTATCTTCATTAAAAATAAAGGAGATATTTCAAAAAAGAGGATGGTTAAAACTAGAACACATAAAAGATAATAATCTCTTGAAATTCCAATATAAATTTTTAGAAGTGAATATATATTGGAATAATTTTGAAAAAATATTATTGAAAAGTAGTTTCTGTATCAGTATGGCAGGAACAGCTGCAGAGCAAGCGATTGGATTAGGAAAACCGGTTATTCAGATTGAAGGTAAAGGTCCACAATTTACAAAAACTTTCGCAGAAGCGCAGAGACGTTTGCTTGGAAAATATATTTTTTGTGCCAGTAATTATAAAGATAAGAATGATCAAATCAATCAGACAATAGAATTGATCATAAAAATAATATATCTTATACAGCTAAATAAGAAGTTTATGATCTCATGTAATGAAAATGCCAAAAAAAGACTGGGTGAAAACAAAGCTTGTCTTAGAATGGTTGATGATATGAATATTGTTATAAAAAATGACTAA